A region of the Drosophila subpulchrella strain 33 F10 #4 breed RU33 chromosome 3L, RU_Dsub_v1.1 Primary Assembly, whole genome shotgun sequence genome:
aacaaaaacatttttttatttaaatcagAGCAAGGATAGCCCTTGAGAGCATTATATTTCCTCATAATAGGATCAAAAACCAGATTAACAAAAGGCCACCTGAATAAAGATAGATCTCATATAGATAGGCAATTCTGGCAAAAAATCTTGATCTATTTTGCTCATATAAATACAACTCCACAGATAATCAGTCATCAGTTTGTTTAGATCGCATTGAATAAAATGTGGAAAATTTCGCTCCTCTTAGGTGGGATTAATATTTTGTCACCAATTCTTTTGTATCCTTAACTGATAAAAAAATTGTGGCAGTCCTTTGTGTCCTGCACTTGTCTTACACTCAAGCTCAATCGAATCGTGAATACTGTGAGGACGTATACAAAGATTGTCAACGATTTACTCCTAGAATAGGCCGATTTGATGAGGCTATAGATTCCTTTAATCGACATTGTCGTCGGGAGCGTCTAGGAAGATGGAATAATGTATCTCGCTGTGAAATGGAAAAGGCCACCTGCCTTCGTGAGTTCACTTCATCCTATTGCtttgttattttaaatttaatttaatatttcagtaATCTTACGCCGCTGTGATGACATGTCCTGCAATAATATTGCCGAAATCTTGGAGCTGTaaataagatataataaaaaaagctTATTGGCACTGCAGTATATTGTCTTAATTAACAGTATATAATAACAAAGGCTTACGCAAGTAAAGCTTTTGTAATAAACATATGGCCTTAATTATTCAGCAAACCGTTTATTAAAACAGAATGGCGACTTAAAACAAAGGAGTTTGGGGGTCGTTTTACTATACTTAAGCTGTACAAAATAATGTTACCTTTTTAGTTAAACTCAAgatgttaataataatattactgCTGGGTAAGCGGCTTTACTGTAAGTTTATCATAAATtgtatttcaattttaagttCCTTACAGTTGTCAGTATTTTTAATGGAAGTAGGGGCGGCTATTTTGGGGATCTCTTCAAGTGCAATGATCTGCTGCTAAAGTGTCAGGAAACTGAAGCAATACAGGGAAAGTACAATGACTTTGCACATCAGTTTAATCGAAATTGCAGTCAAGAAATTGGATCCAAGTGGAGCAATATCACCCGGTGTGAATTGGAAGCAATAAAATGTTTGGGTGAGAATAAAGCATTTGATTTTATCAATAAGACGTAATTTAAacatttcttaaattttagTAACTCAGATGAATGGAATGGATTTAAATTGTGAAAATATTGCTGACATAATGCATTTGTGAAAATCGAGTTTAAAATGTGAGGATGAAAGATTAGTACAAAgtgttatttaatttaccagcAAAAGAAACGTAATCATGTCATATCTCATATTCACCCCTTAGGACTGTCACCCCAAAGTTCTCTCTGAACTTTACTATCAAGTGGAACATTTCCTTGGCCTTCGGGGCATCTGTTGTCTCCGTATTTACCTTCTCATAAATCTCTCCCTCGACAGGAGGAAATATTTATGAGCTAatcatttttaattataatcgAGCGACAGCAAAGCTGAATAAACTTTTACTCGAAAATCTAATCACATGCTGGAACAGAGGACAGAAATAATTACGCCAAGGCCCCAGGGCAAAAAAGAGCCCGAAAAAAACAAAGACTctcaactaaaataaaaataaaaatcaatttcagGGCATTTCCTGGCCACGTTGCACGTGCCACGtgccaaaacaaaaacaataacaacttGAGAGGAGTTGGCTGGCCGGGGGATTCCCCCGTCTATATGTATATGCTGATAGCACTCGAAGccaaaatttcattaccagtTTGGGGGAGCAGTTCTGTGCCCTTTGGCAGAGAGTCAATTACGGCAAGGAAGCGCCCGATGATGTCGTCACCCGAATCCTTCCCTGAATCTCCGAGGAGGAAGCCCTCCACATAGTTGCTTAATATTTATCCAGCGTAATCAGCCATCCCCGACATGTGTCCATGATCTCGATAACAAACAAGGGACGAGACCGAAAGCAAACAGTAATCCCGGCAAACAAATCGGAGCAGGCCAGCCAGCCCAATGGGTTTTTAATAAACTGTcagttaataataaaattttcagTGAATGTTATTATGATTACAAT
Encoded here:
- the LOC119554901 gene encoding uncharacterized protein LOC119554901 encodes the protein MWKISLLLVLCVLHLSYTQAQSNREYCEDVYKDCQRFTPRIGRFDEAIDSFNRHCRRERLGRWNNVSRCEMEKATCLLILRRCDDMSCNNIAEILEL
- the LOC119555268 gene encoding uncharacterized protein LOC119555268 — its product is MLIIILLLVVSIFNGSRGGYFGDLFKCNDLLLKCQETEAIQGKYNDFAHQFNRNCSQEIGSKWSNITRCELEAIKCLVTQMNGMDLNCENIADIMHL